Proteins from a single region of Melanotaenia boesemani isolate fMelBoe1 chromosome 3, fMelBoe1.pri, whole genome shotgun sequence:
- the pfkmb gene encoding phosphofructokinase, muscle b isoform X1, which translates to MCEDVVPGCPFSPFRLFFVALFVGLLLWLKKKGQGGDGPSAAERESETSSGFDSGKDAASSSSSSSSRTMAQQAPTDPTKMGEGRAIAVLTSGGDAQGMNAAVRATVRVGMYTGAKVYFVHEGYQGLVDGGDHIRLATWESVSMMLQLGGTVIGSARCQDFRTKEGRTKAACNLVKLGITNLCVIGGDGSLTGANQFRTEWKDLLADLVKAGKITANEAKSSSHLNIVGMVGSIDNDFCGTDMTIGTDSALHRIIEIVDAITTTAQSHQRTFILEVMGRHCGYLALVTALACGADWVFIPEMPPEEGWEEHLCRRLTDQRERGSRLNIIIVAEGAMDRSGKPISCDHIKQLVSKKLGFDTRTTVLGHVQRGGTPSAFDRILASRMGVEAVMALLEATPETPACVVSLSGNMAVRLPLMECVQVTKDVTTAMAEGRFDDAVKLRGKSFENNWSSYRMLAHVHPPETKSNINIAILNVGAPCAGMNAAVRAAVRIGLLQGHKMLAVHDGFDGLANGMIEPIGWSGVAGWTGKGGSMLGTKRTLPRELMEEISLSITKFNIHGIVIIGGFEAFLGGLEMVQARQKYEELCIPLVVVPATVSNNVPGSDFSIGADTALNTITMTCDRIKQSAAGTKRRVFIIETMGGYCGYLATMAGLASGADAAYIYEEPFNIHDLELNVEHLLEKMKTTVKRGLILRNEKCNSNYTTDFIFNLYSEEGKGVFDCRKNVLGHMQQGGTPTPFDRNFGTKMGMKSVLWITDKLKECYRHGRIFANSQDSACVLGMRKRALVFQPLAELKEETDVEHRIPKTQWWLRLRPILKILAKYKINLDTSEKATMEHVIKKKGLVTQ; encoded by the exons ATGTGTGAGGATGTGGTACCTGGTTGTCCTTTCAGTCCtttcaggcttttctttgttGCACTGTTTGTTGGTCTGTTGCTCTGGCTCAAAAAGAAAGGTCAAG GTGGTGATGGCCCTTCTGCAGCTGAACGTGAAAGTGAGACGTCTTCAGGTTTTGATTCAGGAAAAGATGCTG ccagctccagctccagctccagctccaggaCCATGGCACAACAGGCTCCCACTGACCCCACCAAGATGGGTGAGGGTCGCGCAATTGCCGTCCTGACCTCTGGAGGTGATGCACAGG GTATGAATGCAGCGGTGAGGGCCACAGTTCGAGTGGGGATGTACACTGGAGCCAAGGTGTATTTTGTCCATGAg GGTTACCAGGGTCTGGTGGATGGGGGTGACCATATCCGTCTTGCTACTTGGGAGAGTGTGTCAATGATGCTGCAGCTG GGTGGAACTGTGATTGGTAGTGCCCGCTGTCAGGACTTCCGCACCAAGGAGGGCCGCACCAAGGCTGCATGCAACTTGGTCAAGCTTGGTATCACCAATCTCTGCGTTATTGGAGGTGATGGCAGTCTGACAGGTGCCAACCAGTTCAGAACAGAGTGGAAAGACCTGTTGGCAGACCTGGTTAAAGCTG GAAAAATCACAGCAAATGAGGCCAAGAGTTCTTCCCACCTCAACATTGTTGGCATGGTGGGCTCCATCGATAATGACTTCTGTGGAACTGACATGACCATCGGCACTGACTCTGCCCTGCATCGCATCATAGAAATAGTGGATGCCATCACTACCACAGCGCAGAG TCATCAGAGGACCTTCATCCTGGAAGTAATGGGCAGACACTGTGG TTACCTTGCCTTGGTGACAGCTCTGGCCTGTGGCGCTGACTGGGTGTTCATCCCAGAGATGCCCCCAGAAGAAGGATGGGAGGAGCATCTGTGCAGAAGATTGACTGAT CAAAGAGAACGTGGCTCCCGTTTAAATATCATCATTGTTGCAGAGGGAGCAATGGATCGCAGCGGTAAACCAATCTCCTGTGATCATATCAAACAG CTGGTGTCCAAGAAGCTTGGCTTTGACACTCGCACCACCGTCCTGGGTCATGTACAGAGAGGAGGTACCCCCTCCGCTTTTGACAGAATCCTG GCAAGCAGAATGGGTGTGGAGGCTGTTATGGCTCTTCTGGAGGCCACACCTGAAACCCCAGCCTGTGTAGTCAGCTTGTCTGGAAACATGGCCGTCAGGCTGCCTCTCATGGAGTGCGTGCAAGTG ACTAAAGATGTCACAACAGCCATGGCTGAAGGAAGGTTTGATGATGCAGTGAAACTCAGGGGAAA GAGCTTTGAGAACAACTGGAGCAGTTATAGAATGCTGGCTCACGTGCACCCTCCAGAAACAAAG AGTAACATCAACATTGCCATATTGAACGTGGGTGCTCCGTGTGCAGGAATGAACGCTGCAGTACGTGCAGCTGTCAGGATTGGCCTCCTCCAGGGCCACAAGATGTTGGCAGTGCACGATGGCTTTGACGGCTTGGCTAATGGAATG ATTGAACCTATTGGTTGGTCTGGAGTGGCAGGATGGACTGGAAAGGGAGGCTCAATGCTTGGCACAAAAAG AACACTGCCACGCGAGTTAATGGAAGAGATCAGTCTGTCCATCACTAAGTTCAACATCCATGGTATTGTCATTATCGGAGGCTTTGAG GCATTCCTGGGAGGTCTGGAGATGGTGCAAGCTAGACAAAAGTACGAGGAACTGTGTATTCCACTTGTTGTTGTTCCTGCTACTGTGTCAAACAATGTTCCAGGATCTGACTTCAGTATTGGTGCTGACACTGCCCTCAACACCATAACCATG ACATGTGACAGGATCAAGCAATCTGCTGCCGGCACCAAGAGAAGAGTGTTCATCATTGAGACTATGGGAGGATACTGTGGCTACCTGGCAACCATGGCTGGGTTAGCATCTGGAGCTGATGCTGCCTACATTTATGAAGAGCCCTTCAACATTCATGATCTTGAG ctgaATGTAGAACATCTTCTGGAGAAGATGAAGACCACAGTGAAGAGAGGACTGATTCTGAG AAATGAGAAATGTAATTCAAACTACACCACTGACTTCATCTTCAACCTGTACTCAGAGGAGGGCAAGGGTGTGTTTGACTGCAGGAAGAATGTACTTGGTCATATGCAGCAG GGTGGAACACCCACTCCTTTTGACAGGAACTTTGGCACAAAGATGGGGATGAAGTCTGTCCTTTGGATAACTGACAAGCTGAAGGAATGCTATAGACATG GTCGCATCTTTGCCAATTCTCAAGATTCAGCCTGTGTGCTGGGAATGAGGAAAAGAGCATTGGTTTTTCAGCCTCTGGCTGAACTCAAAGAAGAGACTGACGTTGA ACATCGTATTCCAAAGACCCAGTGGTGGCTCAGGCTGAGGCCCATCTTGAAAATCCTGGCTAAGTACAAGATCAACCTGGACACCTCTGAGAAGGCTACGATGGAACATGTCATCAAGAAGAAAGGCTTGGTTACTCAGTAG
- the pfkmb gene encoding phosphofructokinase, muscle b isoform X2, whose amino-acid sequence MAQQAPTDPTKMGEGRAIAVLTSGGDAQGMNAAVRATVRVGMYTGAKVYFVHEGYQGLVDGGDHIRLATWESVSMMLQLGGTVIGSARCQDFRTKEGRTKAACNLVKLGITNLCVIGGDGSLTGANQFRTEWKDLLADLVKAGKITANEAKSSSHLNIVGMVGSIDNDFCGTDMTIGTDSALHRIIEIVDAITTTAQSHQRTFILEVMGRHCGYLALVTALACGADWVFIPEMPPEEGWEEHLCRRLTDQRERGSRLNIIIVAEGAMDRSGKPISCDHIKQLVSKKLGFDTRTTVLGHVQRGGTPSAFDRILASRMGVEAVMALLEATPETPACVVSLSGNMAVRLPLMECVQVTKDVTTAMAEGRFDDAVKLRGKSFENNWSSYRMLAHVHPPETKSNINIAILNVGAPCAGMNAAVRAAVRIGLLQGHKMLAVHDGFDGLANGMIEPIGWSGVAGWTGKGGSMLGTKRTLPRELMEEISLSITKFNIHGIVIIGGFEAFLGGLEMVQARQKYEELCIPLVVVPATVSNNVPGSDFSIGADTALNTITMTCDRIKQSAAGTKRRVFIIETMGGYCGYLATMAGLASGADAAYIYEEPFNIHDLELNVEHLLEKMKTTVKRGLILRNEKCNSNYTTDFIFNLYSEEGKGVFDCRKNVLGHMQQGGTPTPFDRNFGTKMGMKSVLWITDKLKECYRHGRIFANSQDSACVLGMRKRALVFQPLAELKEETDVEHRIPKTQWWLRLRPILKILAKYKINLDTSEKATMEHVIKKKGLVTQ is encoded by the exons ATGGCACAACAGGCTCCCACTGACCCCACCAAGATGGGTGAGGGTCGCGCAATTGCCGTCCTGACCTCTGGAGGTGATGCACAGG GTATGAATGCAGCGGTGAGGGCCACAGTTCGAGTGGGGATGTACACTGGAGCCAAGGTGTATTTTGTCCATGAg GGTTACCAGGGTCTGGTGGATGGGGGTGACCATATCCGTCTTGCTACTTGGGAGAGTGTGTCAATGATGCTGCAGCTG GGTGGAACTGTGATTGGTAGTGCCCGCTGTCAGGACTTCCGCACCAAGGAGGGCCGCACCAAGGCTGCATGCAACTTGGTCAAGCTTGGTATCACCAATCTCTGCGTTATTGGAGGTGATGGCAGTCTGACAGGTGCCAACCAGTTCAGAACAGAGTGGAAAGACCTGTTGGCAGACCTGGTTAAAGCTG GAAAAATCACAGCAAATGAGGCCAAGAGTTCTTCCCACCTCAACATTGTTGGCATGGTGGGCTCCATCGATAATGACTTCTGTGGAACTGACATGACCATCGGCACTGACTCTGCCCTGCATCGCATCATAGAAATAGTGGATGCCATCACTACCACAGCGCAGAG TCATCAGAGGACCTTCATCCTGGAAGTAATGGGCAGACACTGTGG TTACCTTGCCTTGGTGACAGCTCTGGCCTGTGGCGCTGACTGGGTGTTCATCCCAGAGATGCCCCCAGAAGAAGGATGGGAGGAGCATCTGTGCAGAAGATTGACTGAT CAAAGAGAACGTGGCTCCCGTTTAAATATCATCATTGTTGCAGAGGGAGCAATGGATCGCAGCGGTAAACCAATCTCCTGTGATCATATCAAACAG CTGGTGTCCAAGAAGCTTGGCTTTGACACTCGCACCACCGTCCTGGGTCATGTACAGAGAGGAGGTACCCCCTCCGCTTTTGACAGAATCCTG GCAAGCAGAATGGGTGTGGAGGCTGTTATGGCTCTTCTGGAGGCCACACCTGAAACCCCAGCCTGTGTAGTCAGCTTGTCTGGAAACATGGCCGTCAGGCTGCCTCTCATGGAGTGCGTGCAAGTG ACTAAAGATGTCACAACAGCCATGGCTGAAGGAAGGTTTGATGATGCAGTGAAACTCAGGGGAAA GAGCTTTGAGAACAACTGGAGCAGTTATAGAATGCTGGCTCACGTGCACCCTCCAGAAACAAAG AGTAACATCAACATTGCCATATTGAACGTGGGTGCTCCGTGTGCAGGAATGAACGCTGCAGTACGTGCAGCTGTCAGGATTGGCCTCCTCCAGGGCCACAAGATGTTGGCAGTGCACGATGGCTTTGACGGCTTGGCTAATGGAATG ATTGAACCTATTGGTTGGTCTGGAGTGGCAGGATGGACTGGAAAGGGAGGCTCAATGCTTGGCACAAAAAG AACACTGCCACGCGAGTTAATGGAAGAGATCAGTCTGTCCATCACTAAGTTCAACATCCATGGTATTGTCATTATCGGAGGCTTTGAG GCATTCCTGGGAGGTCTGGAGATGGTGCAAGCTAGACAAAAGTACGAGGAACTGTGTATTCCACTTGTTGTTGTTCCTGCTACTGTGTCAAACAATGTTCCAGGATCTGACTTCAGTATTGGTGCTGACACTGCCCTCAACACCATAACCATG ACATGTGACAGGATCAAGCAATCTGCTGCCGGCACCAAGAGAAGAGTGTTCATCATTGAGACTATGGGAGGATACTGTGGCTACCTGGCAACCATGGCTGGGTTAGCATCTGGAGCTGATGCTGCCTACATTTATGAAGAGCCCTTCAACATTCATGATCTTGAG ctgaATGTAGAACATCTTCTGGAGAAGATGAAGACCACAGTGAAGAGAGGACTGATTCTGAG AAATGAGAAATGTAATTCAAACTACACCACTGACTTCATCTTCAACCTGTACTCAGAGGAGGGCAAGGGTGTGTTTGACTGCAGGAAGAATGTACTTGGTCATATGCAGCAG GGTGGAACACCCACTCCTTTTGACAGGAACTTTGGCACAAAGATGGGGATGAAGTCTGTCCTTTGGATAACTGACAAGCTGAAGGAATGCTATAGACATG GTCGCATCTTTGCCAATTCTCAAGATTCAGCCTGTGTGCTGGGAATGAGGAAAAGAGCATTGGTTTTTCAGCCTCTGGCTGAACTCAAAGAAGAGACTGACGTTGA ACATCGTATTCCAAAGACCCAGTGGTGGCTCAGGCTGAGGCCCATCTTGAAAATCCTGGCTAAGTACAAGATCAACCTGGACACCTCTGAGAAGGCTACGATGGAACATGTCATCAAGAAGAAAGGCTTGGTTACTCAGTAG